One window from the genome of Thermodesulfovibrionales bacterium encodes:
- a CDS encoding DUF488 domain-containing protein — protein MPLIGIKRIYDPPSQEDGKRILVDRLWPRGVKKEGARIDEWLKEIAPSDELRTWFSHDPSRWQEFRRRYTKELGEKQDIIDRLRAEARKGRVTLLFAARDTEHNNAVVVREVIYGKRGGSLRVSRI, from the coding sequence ATGCCCCTCATAGGAATAAAGCGGATATACGATCCTCCTTCTCAGGAGGACGGCAAAAGGATCCTTGTTGACCGGCTCTGGCCGCGAGGGGTGAAAAAAGAAGGTGCGCGCATCGATGAGTGGCTGAAGGAGATAGCGCCCAGTGACGAGCTGCGAACGTGGTTTTCCCATGATCCTTCACGGTGGCAGGAGTTCAGGAGGAGGTACACGAAAGAACTCGGAGAGAAGCAGGACATAATAGACAGGCTGAGGGCCGAGGCAAGAAAGGGAAGAGTGACTCTTCTCTTCGCGGCGCGAGACACGGAGCACAACAATGCTGTCGTAGTCAGGGAAGTGATTTATGGGAAGAGAGGCGGGTCACTAAGAGTCTCACGGATATAG
- a CDS encoding molybdopterin-dependent oxidoreductase: MTQRRYTRRDFLKTTGVLSAVAAVGVVPAPLFADERRLVRFPEKTDLILLTSRPPQLETPLSYFKELVTPNNALFVRWHISNVPTSVDLGQWRLKVGGNADKELRLSMEDLKKYEKITYAAVIQCSGNGRSLFEPRVAGGQWKNGAMGNVVWSGARLRDILNDAGMKAGSVDVSFNGLDTPPLQTVPDFVKSLPVDMALEDDIIVAYEMNGEPLTMLNGFPARIVVPGWYATYWVKSLSEITVLPRPFEEFWMKSAYRIPDNPCACTPAGTPPKKTVPLNRMNTRSLVIEPADGTTLRLGKPLEIMGIAFSGGYSIRDVIVSTDSGKRWGEARLGQDKGRYSWIQWFYEWKPEKAGKYTIMVKATNSIGESQPFETLWNPSGYLWNKIEKTGVVVA; encoded by the coding sequence ATGACACAGAGGAGATATACCCGAAGGGATTTTTTGAAGACCACCGGAGTCCTGTCTGCCGTAGCAGCCGTCGGAGTAGTCCCGGCCCCACTTTTTGCCGACGAAAGAAGGTTGGTCAGGTTCCCTGAAAAGACTGATCTCATACTCCTCACCTCGAGACCGCCCCAGCTCGAAACCCCTCTCTCATATTTCAAGGAACTGGTTACGCCGAATAACGCGCTCTTTGTGAGGTGGCATATTTCGAATGTCCCGACATCCGTCGATCTGGGCCAATGGAGGCTCAAGGTCGGCGGTAATGCGGATAAAGAACTCCGGCTCTCGATGGAAGATCTGAAGAAATACGAGAAGATCACCTATGCGGCTGTGATCCAGTGTTCCGGGAACGGCAGGAGCCTCTTCGAGCCCCGTGTGGCCGGAGGACAGTGGAAGAATGGCGCTATGGGAAACGTTGTCTGGTCCGGCGCCCGCCTCAGGGATATTCTCAATGATGCGGGCATGAAGGCAGGGTCAGTGGACGTCTCCTTCAACGGTCTTGATACCCCTCCACTTCAGACCGTGCCTGATTTCGTGAAGAGCCTTCCCGTTGACATGGCCCTGGAGGATGACATCATTGTCGCCTATGAAATGAACGGCGAACCTCTCACGATGCTCAATGGTTTTCCTGCGAGAATCGTTGTGCCCGGGTGGTACGCGACGTACTGGGTGAAGTCATTGAGTGAGATTACGGTACTTCCGAGACCCTTTGAGGAATTCTGGATGAAGTCCGCCTACAGGATCCCTGATAATCCCTGTGCCTGTACACCTGCCGGCACCCCTCCAAAGAAGACGGTCCCCCTCAACAGGATGAATACGAGGTCTCTCGTCATTGAGCCTGCTGATGGCACAACGCTGAGGCTGGGGAAGCCCCTCGAGATCATGGGGATCGCCTTTTCCGGCGGGTACAGCATCAGGGATGTGATCGTATCCACGGACAGCGGTAAACGCTGGGGAGAGGCTCGGCTTGGTCAGGATAAAGGCCGATACTCCTGGATACAGTGGTTTTACGAATGGAAACCTGAGAAGGCGGGGAAATATACGATCATGGTAAAGGCCACGAACAGTATCGGCGAGTCCCAGCCTTTTGAAACCCTCTGGAACCCGTCGGGCTATCTGTGGAATAAGATCGAAAAGACGGGAGTCGTGGTCGCCTAG
- a CDS encoding NAD(P)-dependent oxidoreductase, translating into MNIGFIGLGHLGKAIAKRLLECGYSLTVWNRTSGKTEDISVERALSPKAVTEAAEIIFLCLFDSNAVHTVFTREDGLLAGDITGKIIVDLSTNHFRDVKTFHELCSSRGGIYLETPVLGSVVPASQGALTILISGSKGGYEKVKPVLENIGKNLFFLGEPALATKMKLINNLTLGSFMATLAEALALGEKAGIDRRDVVEILSAGAGNSMVLNAKKAKLLEEDFSPHFSNALIYKDLHCLQDLAYELRSPLFTGAVVKELYAKTFDRGIGEQDFSAIYAFFKKG; encoded by the coding sequence ATGAACATAGGCTTTATCGGACTCGGTCACCTTGGAAAAGCGATTGCGAAGAGACTCCTGGAATGTGGATACTCTCTGACGGTCTGGAACCGTACCTCCGGGAAGACCGAAGACATATCTGTTGAAAGAGCTCTATCGCCCAAGGCGGTGACGGAAGCAGCGGAAATCATTTTTTTATGCCTTTTTGACAGCAATGCCGTACATACAGTCTTTACCCGGGAGGACGGACTTCTTGCCGGCGATATCACGGGAAAGATTATCGTCGATCTCTCGACAAACCACTTCAGAGATGTGAAGACTTTTCATGAGCTCTGTTCCAGCCGGGGCGGTATCTATCTTGAGACACCGGTTTTGGGAAGCGTTGTCCCTGCTTCCCAGGGAGCTCTCACCATTCTTATCAGCGGGAGTAAGGGAGGGTATGAGAAGGTCAAACCGGTTCTCGAAAATATCGGGAAGAACCTCTTCTTTCTTGGAGAACCGGCCCTCGCAACAAAGATGAAACTCATCAACAACCTTACGCTGGGAAGCTTTATGGCTACTCTTGCCGAGGCCCTTGCCCTTGGCGAAAAGGCCGGCATCGACAGAAGGGATGTCGTGGAAATATTATCCGCAGGCGCAGGCAACTCCATGGTCCTGAACGCAAAAAAGGCGAAACTCCTTGAAGAAGATTTCTCGCCTCATTTCTCAAATGCCCTCATCTATAAAGACCTTCACTGTCTTCAGGACCTGGCGTATGAACTCAGGAGTCCCCTGTTTACCGGAGCTGTTGTCAAGGAACTCTATGCGAAGACCTTTGATCGGGGAATCGGTGAACAGGATTTTTCAGCGATCTATGCCTTCTTCAAGAAAGGCTGA